A segment of the Zingiber officinale cultivar Zhangliang chromosome 8B, Zo_v1.1, whole genome shotgun sequence genome:
GTCGGactttgaaaggaaaaaaaaagccaCACAAGCTTTTCAGAGAATTTATGCTCGTGAACAAGAAAAAAAAGGTTTCTTTCTTTGTGGTCAGTTCAtcaacataacatttgttttattAGCTAAGTAATAGGAAGTCATGAATGATGACAGAGTCTTGGGTTGAAGCAAAGGTACTAGTATTTGTCAATTCTGATGTAAAAATACATCATTGGATATCTAACCTTCCCATACAAAGTGCTACTATGCTAGGACAAAATTTTCCCCGTAATTTAACTACCTGTATCTAGCCGTGGGACCGATGATACTAAGCCATTTGGGATAAATAGAGCAATATCATCTTTTTGCTCCAATGATTGATGACAGACAAGTAAATACAAAATCAGATTAGTTGAACTTCCTTGACCAATGAATGGAAGaactctttttttctttttctttgcacaAATGATAAACTTCTGCGTAATGCATCAAGTGGAAACATGGAAGGAaataagaaagaagctaagaatcATTTCTTATGGTTGAGAATATCACAATTTCTCCATCATTGAAATGccaaacagaaaaaaaaatctttatgcAAAAAGTCACTGCCCAAGGAACACTATTATGGAGTAGGCAGATAAAGAACTAGAGTTTACTTCAAGAAGAACAATCACACCACTATATCAATGCTAAAAGTGAGCTGGAATCAGATGCATTGAATAGACTGAGTGATTTGATCTTGGGCAAAACGCTGTTCATTTCTCTAGCATTCAATAATCAATAAGTCAActaaattttgattttggttCAAATAAGTGATTCTTTATGCATTTGCCACCAACCAAATACCAAAATAATGGAGATGGAACTGGAATTCAATAGAAAAATGTTAAACTCTTCATTTAAAGTATGGAAATGCTCCCAAAAAACAGGAAAATGAAAAGTAAGTTCCATAATGTCACCTTGACAAGATCATGGAAGTAAAATGAAATCCAGTGATAACAAAGTAAAGTTTCAATTTCCAGAGTACAAGGAATAAGAACAACCTGGAGACTAAAGATTGCATTTATCCATCCGAAACTCCTTGACGCCATTTTTTTTTCACTTACGATGATTGCTTGGTTGCAGAGAGTTTTCTTTGCAGTAACTCCAAATGGATCAGGTCATAGGCAATAATCCACAATTCAGGTGCTATTCCAATTGCTGaattatacaagaaaaataataaatcaataGGGCATCAAGAAATTTATCCTCTTCGTGTTTGGTGAAAGAGTATAATCCAGTGAGTTATAGAAAATGCTCACCAAATTCACTTTGCTTTATCACATTTCTGGTCCTCTAACCATGATGAGCTCCTTGGTAAAACCTAGAACCGAAAATGGCTAATTCTTCTCCCTTGCATCTCAATTGAAAGTGAGAAACCTACAAGATGTTGACGTATGGTGGCACATCATCCCTTGAACCTTCCAGGGACCGGTACAAATACAACTTCTTCACGGTATCGCTGTCGAGGTACTTGGTCCGATCCACAACCACTGCTACTACCAAGTTAGGCATCTTCTGAGCCACTTCCTTGCAACCACTTAAAGTTAGCTTGCAGTTAAACATCCACAAGAACCTCATATTGTAGTAATGGTGGATCCCTGAGAGTAGACCTACATCACCAAAAGGGCTGTCCCTAATATCCAGCTTTTGCAAACTGTGACAGCCTTCGAGCACATACTTCAAGCTCAAATCACTGCCTCCGGCGAATGCCACTGAGAGGGTCCTAATTGACTTCCCATGCGTTGCAATGCACTTAAACACTTTGTGAGTGAGCAGGCCAGAGACAGCAAGCCTAGTTAGCTTCTTGCAGTTCATGACTATGGCCCCAAAGCCTTCATCCATAGGCTTCCCAGTGATGTGATCAGGGCGGTGGCGACCCATGATGCAGAGGCGGAATACAACTAGATCCTGGCAGTTCTTGGACATGGCTACAACGGCAGCATTAGTCATTCTCCGGCAGTAGAAcaggatcgattggagtttgcgGCATCCGTTTGAGATTGCCAGAAGGCTAGCATCAGAGACTAAGACCTCCATACCATCGATGACATTGGCAGCAATCACTCTGAGTTCACAAAGGTTCTTGCATGCCTTTGCCACCGCCTGTAGTCCCTCATCGCCAACGGTGTCAAGAACCTGAAGAATAAACAGAGTTCAAAAGGCTAAATTTGGATCGATAAATAGAGCTACTCGTGTGGAAGAATGGTGGAATTACCCAGAATGTGCGGAGGTTGTTGCATTTGAGGATGACAGGCTTGAGCTGCTCAGCGGTGATGCCTGCATTGCTTAAATCGAGGGAGACAAGGTTGGCGCAGACGGGGAGGATGGCCGGGAGCAGTTCCGGAGCTGCCTCGAGGAACCCTGATAGGCAAATGAGCGATTTGGACGAGACAAAGGCTTGCTCGAGGTCAGCGACGTTGAAATCTTTGTCGACGTTAAAATCTTCGGCGACGTTGAAATCTTCGGCGATGTTGAAATCGTAGATGCCTGGCCAGAAGGAACCGGTGCCGAGGTGGGTGAGCTGCGGCGCCC
Coding sequences within it:
- the LOC122017786 gene encoding F-box protein FBX14-like is translated as MEDPNATTTSQSHCQEAALEQSKRPSHRTKSHVLELPEHVLENVLQFLVCRRDRNAASLVCRSWKKAEAQTRRELYVGNCSSVSPARAVRRFPCARALVLKGRPHFIDVSVFLFLDARFSPWLAAMATAYPWLERLCLKRMTVSDFDLSILARSFPSFRDLTLIRCSGFGTRGLAVIAELCRNLRILDLIENKVEDEEEEDVVDWISMFPETTTSLESLSFERVNWANFSALEALVARSPSLRRLRVNRNVSLSQLRSLMARAPQLTHLGTGSFWPGIYDFNIAEDFNVAEDFNVDKDFNVADLEQAFVSSKSLICLSGFLEAAPELLPAILPVCANLVSLDLSNAGITAEQLKPVILKCNNLRTFWVLDTVGDEGLQAVAKACKNLCELRVIAANVIDGMEVLVSDASLLAISNGCRKLQSILFYCRRMTNAAVVAMSKNCQDLVVFRLCIMGRHRPDHITGKPMDEGFGAIVMNCKKLTRLAVSGLLTHKVFKCIATHGKSIRTLSVAFAGGSDLSLKYVLEGCHSLQKLDIRDSPFGDVGLLSGIHHYYNMRFLWMFNCKLTLSGCKEVAQKMPNLVVAVVVDRTKYLDSDTVKKLYLYRSLEGSRDDVPPYVNIL